The Formosa sp. Hel1_33_131 genome window below encodes:
- a CDS encoding DUF5522 domain-containing protein — protein MKKYIPIETDDYYLTAEGYRCFTAQYHLKRGYCCESGCKHCPYGYNTQTNTQNLTK, from the coding sequence ATGAAAAAATACATCCCTATAGAAACAGACGATTACTACCTCACAGCAGAAGGGTATCGTTGTTTTACAGCTCAATACCACCTCAAACGCGGCTATTGCTGTGAGAGTGGATGCAAGCATTGCCCCTATGGATATAACACCCAAACGAACACACAAAATCTAACAAAATGA